The following proteins are co-located in the Candidatus Methanogranum gryphiswaldense genome:
- a CDS encoding helix-turn-helix domain-containing protein has product MDSKILENLIDPVRGKILLEIRYAEKISVKGLCTRCQDIPRSTMYRHLAKLEKAGLVTVVDTTRKRGTVEKTYSLAEEAFMPSEDQVDPSPEFLLALFTQYCMAFIQEFQNGLRREGFDLKKDIMGFTTAPIYATEYELDNAVQIIGRTISRLAENPATPERKMHSIGLIITPPKVTK; this is encoded by the coding sequence ATGGATAGTAAGATCTTGGAAAATCTAATTGATCCTGTCAGAGGAAAGATATTGCTGGAGATCAGATATGCAGAGAAGATATCAGTCAAAGGATTATGTACAAGATGTCAGGACATACCGCGCTCTACGATGTATAGGCATCTTGCAAAACTTGAGAAAGCGGGTCTTGTGACAGTAGTTGATACAACAAGAAAACGCGGAACTGTGGAAAAGACGTATTCTTTGGCCGAAGAAGCATTCATGCCTTCTGAGGATCAAGTGGACCCATCTCCTGAATTCTTATTAGCATTGTTCACACAATATTGTATGGCATTCATTCAGGAGTTTCAAAATGGACTCAGAAGAGAAGGTTTCGATCTCAAGAAAGACATAATGGGATTCACAACAGCTCCAATATATGCCACCGAATATGAGTTGGATAATGCGGTGCAGATCATCGGAAGGACCATCTCGAGGTTGGCGGAAAATCCAGCCACCCCCGAGAGGAAAATGCATTCGATAGGTCTGATAATCACTCCGCCGAAGGTCACGAAGTGA
- a CDS encoding MarC family protein, whose protein sequence is MDVGVLITLTVALFFILDPFASLPVFISVTKNLDQKEIKAYANKAVLVAAILLFVFVFVGSDLMGIFGVTMDSFRVAGGAVLFMMSIELIFGLKLAKMDDEKGAAWVIIATPILTGPGVITTAVLFSAQYGAAIVLIAGVIALLLTWIILRSATVIMKFVGEQVIGILSKIIGLLIAAMAVEYIFGGALAWFNNNSVELISLALSFI, encoded by the coding sequence ATGGACGTCGGAGTATTGATCACACTAACAGTAGCTTTGTTCTTCATACTAGACCCATTCGCTAGTCTACCGGTGTTCATATCAGTAACAAAAAATCTGGACCAAAAGGAGATTAAGGCCTATGCGAACAAAGCCGTACTAGTTGCGGCCATCCTTCTTTTCGTATTCGTATTCGTAGGTTCTGACCTCATGGGGATCTTTGGGGTCACCATGGACAGTTTCCGTGTAGCCGGTGGTGCAGTGCTTTTCATGATGTCTATCGAATTGATATTCGGACTGAAACTTGCCAAGATGGATGATGAAAAGGGAGCTGCTTGGGTCATCATCGCTACTCCTATACTTACCGGCCCCGGAGTCATAACGACAGCGGTTCTATTCTCAGCGCAATATGGAGCGGCCATAGTGCTCATTGCAGGCGTCATCGCGCTTCTGCTTACATGGATAATCCTAAGAAGCGCAACGGTCATTATGAAATTCGTCGGAGAACAGGTGATCGGCATACTCTCCAAGATAATCGGTCTTCTAATCGCTGCGATGGCCGTAGAATACATATTCGGAGGGGCATTGGCGTGGTTCAATAACAATTCTGTAGAACTAATCTCCCTGGCACTTTCCTTCATATAA
- a CDS encoding lactate utilization protein — MDENSLYIRERKIEHTIDALQKNGINGYFAHSRGELYSLIEKIVPAGSSVASGGSMTLSETNVFSFLKTEYNYLEYDHGDPKASRIIFSSDAFLCSANAITEEGEIYNVDGNGNRVAAMIWGPEKVIIVAGANKIVPDLDSAKKRCKDISGPMNAKRLNKVTPCVKTGRCMDCNSPDRICNEYVLIKKQRIKERMHVIFLNEDLGY, encoded by the coding sequence ATGGATGAGAACTCGCTCTATATCCGTGAAAGAAAGATAGAACATACCATAGATGCCCTTCAAAAGAACGGCATCAATGGATATTTTGCACATTCGAGAGGAGAACTTTACTCACTGATAGAGAAGATAGTTCCCGCAGGATCATCTGTTGCTTCAGGAGGATCGATGACACTCTCTGAGACCAATGTGTTCAGTTTCCTGAAAACAGAATACAATTACTTAGAATACGACCATGGAGATCCAAAAGCATCACGTATAATCTTCTCATCCGATGCATTCCTTTGCAGCGCGAACGCCATCACAGAGGAAGGAGAGATATACAATGTGGATGGGAACGGCAACAGGGTAGCTGCCATGATATGGGGGCCGGAGAAGGTCATAATCGTAGCAGGGGCCAACAAGATCGTGCCTGATCTCGATTCCGCGAAAAAACGCTGTAAAGACATATCCGGACCAATGAACGCAAAAAGACTCAACAAAGTCACCCCGTGTGTAAAGACTGGACGTTGTATGGACTGTAATTCACCGGACAGGATATGCAACGAATACGTACTTATCAAAAAACAGCGCATAAAGGAAAGAATGCATGTGATATTCCTGAACGAGGACCTTGGATACTGA
- a CDS encoding 4Fe-4S binding protein — protein sequence MGSFKIGRTVLSSAFKRPSTRLYPTVPRKWQESTRGHVEIDAEQCILCGICAKKCPADALTVDKAARIWTIDRMSCVQCRSCVESCPKQCLVMKNEYTSPNAKKVIDTVKIPEKAKKEE from the coding sequence ATGGGCTCTTTCAAGATAGGCAGGACAGTATTATCAAGTGCTTTCAAGAGACCGTCCACCAGATTATATCCGACGGTTCCTAGGAAGTGGCAGGAGAGCACAAGGGGGCACGTGGAGATCGATGCTGAACAATGCATACTGTGTGGGATATGTGCTAAGAAGTGTCCAGCGGACGCGTTGACGGTGGATAAAGCTGCACGTATCTGGACGATAGATAGGATGTCATGTGTTCAATGTAGGAGTTGTGTCGAATCCTGCCCCAAGCAATGTCTTGTCATGAAGAACGAGTACACTTCACCGAACGCCAAGAAGGTCATAGATACGGTGAAGATCCCGGAGAAAGCAAAGAAAGAAGAGTAA